A stretch of DNA from Hoeflea ulvae:
TTTCCCTACTCGTCGGCGGCGCTGGCAACCACGACGCTTGAATTCGATCCGGCAAACAACGGATTGCTCACGGCTGGCAGCGCTAAGGACATAACCGTCAGTGTTCCCGGTGGCTCGTCCCTGACCATCGATCTGAAGGACATGACCCAGCTCAATTATGGCTTCACGGTTCAGAACGCCAATGTCGACGGCAACAAGCCCAGCGCCGTGATCGCAGTCGAAGTCGCCGCTGACGGCACCATCTACGCCCAGTACGACGAAGGCGATCTCAAGCCACTCTACCGGATTGCGCTGGCAGATGTGCCCAGCCCCGACAAGCTCAGGCCGCTGGCCGGCAATGTCTATGCGCAGGGCGTCGAGTCCGGCGTCATCACCACCGGTTTTGCCGGATCCGGCTCCTTCGGTTCGATCGTGTCGGGCGCGCTGGAAAGCTCCAATGTTGATCTCGCCCAGGAGCTGACCGACATGATCTCGTCGCAGCGCAGCTACACCGCCAATTCCAAGGTCTTCCAGACAGGTTCCGACCTGATGGACGTCCTCGTGAACCTCAAACGATAGACCGCCGGATCGGGAGGTAGAAGGACCAGCGCATGTCTCTGTCATCGGCGATCAGTACAGCACAGTCATCACTGTCGAATTATTCGACGCAGACGAGCCTGCTGTCGCGCAATATTTCCAATGCGTCCAATCCCGATTACTCCCGGCGCAGCGCGTCGCTGGCCACCTCTTCGGCCGGCGCCCAGGTGGTCAGCATCCAGCGGGCCCAGGACCAGATACTGCTGGAAAAAACCGTTTCCAGCACCGCCACCGCCAGTGGCCAGAACGCTTTGCTCGATGGCCTTGCCAATCTCAAGGACATCATGGGCGGCAACGACTACGAAAGCGCCCCGGCCACCCTTATCTCCTCGATGCGCGACACGCTCGCCACCTATGCTGCAAAGCCGGGTGAAAGCACGCTGGCGCAAACCGCAGTGGCCGATGCCACCACGGTGGCCCTCGGGCTGCGCGATGCCTCTGCCGCGGTGCAGAATGTCCGGCTCGGGGCAGATCAGGAAATCGGCCGTCAGGTCCACACCCTCAATGAACTGCTGTCTCAGTTCGAGGAAGCCAACACCAATGTCTATCGCGGCACCCAGCTCGGCAAGGATGTCAGTGCCGATCTGGACCAGCGCGATTCGGTCCTCAAGAAGATTTCCGAAATCATAGGGGTCACCTCGGTCACCCGCTCCGGCAACGATGTCGCGCTGTACACCAATGACGGCACCACGCTGTTCGAAACGGTGGCGCGCCCGGTAACCTTCGAAGCTTCGCCCGGATTTGCTGCCGGCATCGAAGGCAATGCCATCTATGTCGACGGCGTGCCGCTGGCAGCAGGGCAGGGGGCCACCACCACGGCGCGCGGTTCGCTGCAGGGCCTGATGCAGATCCGCGATGAATATGCGCCGGCGCTGCAGAGCCAGCTTGACGAGATTGCCCGCGCCCTGGTTGTCACCTTTGCCGAGAAAGACCAGTCCGGCGGTCTGCCCGATCAGCCGGGACTGTTCACATGGTCCGGCGGCACCATGCCCGGCGGAACCATGGTGCCCGGCATCGCCGCTACAATCAAAGTCAATCCGGCACTGGTGCCCTCGGCTGGCGGCAATCCGCAATTGCTGCGCGATGGCGGGATCAATGGCGCCGCCTATATCGCCAACACCACGGGCGCTGCCGGCTTTACCTCCCAGCTCGATGCCTATGTGGTCGCGCTCGGCACGCCGATGACGTTCGACGCCGCCGCCGGGCTCGACACCAGCGCCAGCGTTCTGGATTTTGCCGCCGATTCCGTCGGCTGGCTCGAGCTCAACCGCAGCGAGGCCAGCGCCGCCTCGGAAACCCGCGAAGCGACCCGGTTCAGGGCCGTCGAGGCGCATTCCAACGCCACCGGTGTGTCGCTGGATGAAGAAATGTCGATGCTGCTCGAGCTTGAACAGTCCTACAAGGCGTCCGCACGCATCATTTCGGTCGTCGATGAAATGCTTCGCTCCCTGCTGGCAGCGGTAGGATAGGATCATGAAAACCAGTTTCATTTCCAACCAGGCCATGCAGAACGCGATGCGATTGACCATCAGTCGCGGCCAGAACGAAGTGCAGAAGCTGCAGACCGAGATCGTCACCGGCCGCCATGCCGATGTCGGTCTGGCGCTCGGCGCGCGCACCTCCAACAGCGTCACGCTCAACCACAATGTCGAACGTCTCAAGGGCGTGCAGGATTCCAACTCGCTGGTGACCCAGCGGCTGTCCGCATCCCAGTTGGCCCTCGACCTGATGGCCGACAGCGCGCAGCAGATGCTCGAGGCGTTTATCTCTGTCAACGGCGCCGACGATGCCGACCGGCTGGCCATTGCCCGCCGCGATGTCGAGGCCTCGCTGGGCTCTTTCACGGTGGCTGCCAACACCTCGTCAAACGGCGAATATCTGTTCTCCGGCATCAATTCGAGCCAGAAGCCGCTTGATGATTATTTTGGCCCGGGGTCCCCTGCAAAGGCAGCCTTCGACACCACCTTCTCGACCCATTTCGGCTTCACCCAGAGCGACCCGCAGGTCGCAAACATCTCCGTCGCCGACATGGATGATTTCATCACCAATGTTCTCGAGCCCGCCTTCAGCGGCGCCGACTGGAACAGCAATTGGTCAAGCGCCTCCGACACCAACATGTCGAGCCGCATCCTCGACAACGAGGTGGTCGATTCAGGCACCAATGCGAATTCGGCCGGCATGCGCAACTTTGCGCTGGCTGCAGTGATCGGGCTGGAACTTCTCGCGGCGCCGATTTCCAGCGAGGTGCGCGTTGCGCTCAATGCCGGGGCGATCGAATATGCCGGGCAGGCGGTGACCGGAATCGACAACCAGCGCAGCACGCTCGGCCTCTCCGAAAACCGGGTGACCAAGGCCAATGTTTCGCTGCAGTCCCAAATCGAGATTCTCACCCTGCATCTGGGCGATATCGAGGGTGTGGACGCCTATGAAGCGTCCACACGCATGCAAACTCTGCTGACACAGGTCGAGACGTCCTACACGCTCACGGCTCGTATCCAACAATTAAGTCTTATGAATTACCTGTAACCGTGTCTCCCGGAGTTGCCGGGCAAAATGGACAAACATGAAGGGCGTCTGAATGTACCAGTTTTCCTATGCGGATGTTCAGGAGGATGGTGTTGCCGAAGCGCGCGAACGCGAGCGCGAAGCGATCAATCATTCCATTACCCTGTTGACTGCAGCCAAAGCCAATGGCCTCGAATCCCGCGATGCAATCGAAGCGGTCTACTTCGTCAGCCGGCTTTGGGTTCGATTTGTCGAGGACCTCGCGGCGCCTGACAACGAATTGGCCGAAGAGCTTCGCGCGAACCTCATCTCCATAGGGATTTGGGTCATCAAGGAAGCCGAACGCATCCGGATGCGCCAGTCGGACAATTTCCAGGGCATCATCGACATCTCGATCATCATCAGGGACGGGCTGAAATGAAAAGTTCACTTCGCATTTCGCTCAAGGCCGGCGAACGCATCTTCATCAACGGAGCCGTGCTTCGGGTCGATCGCAAGGTCGCGCTGGAATTTCTCAACGACGTGACGTTCCTGCTGGAAAACCACGTGCTGCAGCCTGAGCAGGCGACAACGCCGCTCAAGCAGCTCTATTTCATCGTTCAGATGATGCTGATCAACCCCGAAGGCGCCGAGCAGTCGATGGGCATGTTCCGCAAGTCCGTGGTCATGCTACTGACCTGCTTCAAGGACGAGGAAGTGCTGGTCGAACTCAAGCACATCGACGGCATGGTCACCCAGGGCCGCGCCTTCGAGGCGCTCAAGGCGATCCGAGCGCTTTACCCGGTTGAAGAGCAGATCATCAACTCGTCGGCGATGCCTGCCGGCGTCATCGACAAGATTCGCAAGGAGCTGGCCCCATGGTCGTAGATACAGTATCCGCCGCCGCTTCCGCCACCGGCACTTCGGCCGCGGACAACGCCTCCAAGAAGAGCGCGCTCGATTATGACACCTTCCTGACGCTGCTGGTTCAGCAGATGAAGAGCCAGGACCCGACCGATCCGATGGATGCGACCGACCAGATCGCCCAGCTCGCCACCTTCAGCCAGGTGGAACAGACGATCCAGACCAATAAGAACTTGGAAATGCTGCTGCAATCCTCGACGCTGAACCAGGCCGGATCGATCATCGGCCGCACCATCACCAATGCCGACGCCTCCATCACCGGCACCATTGAGCAGGTCAAGGTCTATTCCGACGGCCTGGTGGCAGTGCTTCAGAACGGCAGCCAGGTTGTGGTCGGCGCGGGCGTGACGATCCAGTAAGATGAATGAAGCCGACGCGCTAGATATCGTCCAGACCATGATCTGGACCGTGCTGATCTGCTCGGGTCCGGCGGTCTTCGTGGCTATGTTTGTCGGGGTCGGCATCGCCTTCGTTCAGGCCTTGACCCAGGTTCAGGAAATCACCCTGACCTTCGTCCCCAAGATCGTCGCCATCCTGGTCACGGTCGCCATTTCAGCGCCCTTCGTCGGCGCCCAGATCTCGACCTTCACCAACATCGTCTTCCAGCGCATCGAAACCGGTTTCTGATCCTTTTCGGGCCGTACCGCGGTTGGCCGGCACGATCGTTCGCACCGGCTCGCCGGGGCGCGCGGATCCCCCCGCGTTTCTGACACTTTCGCACAAGCTTCACCGGCTAGGGTCGGCGTGACCAATTGCGCGGGCATGATGCCGGCGCCGTGATCCGGAGCTTCGCATATATGGCCGATCCGCAGGCGCTGGCGATACAAAAGTCCGCTTTCCAGGGCAAGGACATGGGCTTTGCCTTCGGCATTGTCGTCATTCTGTCCATTCTGTTCCTGCCGATTCCGGCCTTTCTGATCGATATCGGCCTGGCGTTTTCGATCGCCTTCTCGGTGCTCATCCTGATGGTGGCATTGTGGATCCAGCGGCCGCTCGATTTCTCCTCTTTTCCCACCATTCTCCTCATCGCCACGATGATGCGGTTGTCGCTCAATATCGCGACCACCCGCGTCATCCTGTCCGAAGGCCATCTCGGCTCGGATGCGGCCGGTCAGGTGATCGGCGGGTTCTCGCAGATGGTCATGTCCGGCGACTTCGTCATCGGCCTGATCGTCTTTCTGATTCTGGTCACGGTGAACTTCATCGTCATCACCAAGGGCGCCACCCGCATCGCCGAAGTCGGCGCCCGATTCACGCTCGATGCCATTCCGGGCAAGCAAATGGCCATCGATGCCGACCTTTCTGCCGGTATGATTAACGAAAAGCAGGCGCATGACCGGCGCAAGGAGCTGGAGATGGAAAGTTCCTTCTTCGGATCCATGGATGGCGCCTCCAAATTCGTGCGCGGCGACGCCATCGCCGGCCTGCTGATCACCGGCATCAACATGTTCGGCGGAATCGTCATCGGCTATGCCCGTCACGACATGCAGATCGGCGAAGCCGCGGACGTGTTTGTCCGGCTTTCGGTCGGCGACGGACTGGTCAGCCAGATCCCCGCGCTGATCGTGTCGCTCGCCGCCGGCCTGCTGGTCTCCCGCGGCGGCCAGCTCGGCTCGACCGATGAAGCGGTGATCGATCAGCTCGGCGGCTATCCGCGTGCGCTGTTTGCGGCTTCAGGCCTGCTGTTCCTGCTGGCGGTGATGCCGGGCCTGCCGTTCCTGCCCTTCATGCTGCTCGGCTCCGGCCTCGCATTCGGAAGCTGGATCATCCCGCGGCAGCGCGACCAGAAGGCCCGCGACGAGGCCCAGGAGATCCACCGCAGCCAGCAGGACGAAAAGGACAAGGAAAAGGATTCGGTCAAGTCGATCCTGAAGACCGCCGAAATCGAGTTGGTGCTGGGCAAGCAGGTCGCCACCAAGCTGCTCGGCTCGCACGAGGAACTGGCCTTCCGCGTCTCCAAGATGCGCAAGAAATTCGCCACCCAATACGGTTTCGTCGTGCCCGAGATCAAGGTCTCCGACGACATCTCGATCAAGGACAAGAGCTACCAGATCCGCATTCACGGCACCACGGTTGCCGCCAATGACCTCAGGGTCGGCGAGCTTCTGGTGGTGCTGCAGGGCAAGCGCCGGCCGTCGCTGCCGGGCGACGAGATCCGCGAACCGGCCTTCGGCCTGCCAGCGCTGTCGATCCCGGAAAGCTTTGCCGAAGATCTCAAGCGCGAGGGCTTCCAGCCGATCGACAATGTCTCGGTGGTGCTGACCCATCTCTCCGAGGTGATCCGCAACAACCTGCCGCAATTGCTGTCCTACAAGGACATGAAGATCCTCATCGACCGGCTCGATCCGGAATACCGCAAGCTGGCCGACGAGATCTGCACATCGCACATGTCCTATTCCGGCTTCCAGGCCGTGCTCAAGCTGCTGCTTGCCGAACGCGTCTCGATCCGCAATCTGCATCTCATTCTCGAGGCCGTCGCCGAGCTCGCGCCGCACGTGCGCAAGACCGAGCAGATCGTCGAACATGTCCGCATCCGCATGGCCCAGCAGCTCTGCGGCGACATCGCCCGCAATGGCCAGCTCAATGTGCTCAGGCTGGGCAGCCGCTGGGACCTGGCCTTCCACCAGGCGCTCAAACGCGATCCCAAGGGCGAGGTCATCGAATTCGACATCGACCCGCGCATGCTCGAGGAGTTTTCCGAAGAGGCCACCAAGGTGATCCGCGAGCACATGGACAAGGGCGTGCCCTTCGTGCTCGTCACCTCTCCGGATTCGCGCCCCTATGTGCGCATGATCATCGAGCGGATCTTCGCCACCCTGCCGGTGCTGTCCCATGTGGAAATCGCGAGGGGCATCGAGATCAAGCTACTCGGCTCGATCTCGTGATCGAGGATCCCGAGGGCACGGTCCTGGCGCTGTTTGCCACCTTCTGTCGGATCGGCGGCTGTTTCATGGTGCTGCCGGGTTTTGCCAGCTTCCGGGTTCCCATGCAGTTCCGCCTGCTGCTCGCCGCCGCCATCTCGATGGCGCTGCTGCCGATCCTGTGGGACACGGTCTATCCCCGGGTCCAGGGCGGCGACAGCGTCTACATTCTCCTGGTCGGCGCGGAACTGCTGATCGGCGTCACCCTTGGCCTGATCGCGCGCTACATTGTGCTGGCGCTGCAATTTGCCGGCACCGCCATCTCCATGGCGATCGGCTTCAACGCCGCACCGGCAAACGGCATCCTCGAGAATGAACCGGAGGGCCATGTCACCGCGGTGATCACCGTGACGGCGCTGATGGTGCTGTTTCTCGGCGATTTCCACCATCTGGTGATCACCTCGCTGGTCCGGTCCTATTCCTTCATGCCGATGGATTCCGGCTTCGAGGCCCGTATGGCGCTGATGACCCTGACCGACACCCTCAACGGCGCCTTCATGCTGGTGCTCCGGCTGGCCAGCCCCTTCCTCGTCTATGGCCTGATCTTCAATCTGTCGATCGGCATGGTCAACAAGCTGGCGCCGCAGATCCCGGTCTATTTCATCTCGATTCCGTTCATCCTGTTTGGCGGGCTGGTGCTGTTCTTCTTCGGCTCCACCACCTTCTTCTCGCTTTTCCTTGCCGGCTTCGAGCCGCTGTTTACCGGGTTGCCCTGATATGGCCGGATCACGTGCAGACAAGCTTGCCCGCCTCGTCCGGGTCCAGCGCCAGATCGAGCGGATGACCGAAAGCGAGCTGTCGCTGACATTGCGGGCGCAGGTCGTCACCGAGGAGACCCAGGCCGCTCTGGTCGACGCGGTCGGTTCCTTCGACCCGGTCCATGCCGCCATGTCGCATCAATATGCGCTGCGGTTCCAGCGGCTTTCTGCCCGCGCCCAGCAGCTCACCGGCGTCCGGGCGATGCAGGAGCGGCGGATGCTGACCGAAAAGACCAAGGCCGACCGCCTCGCCGATCAGGCGGCGGAGGCGGCCGAAGACGAGGACCGCATTGCCGAGGACGAGGCCCTGCTCGACCTGATCGAAGCCTCGCTCGGCGCCAGGGCGTCATCCTATTGAACGATCGCAACGCTGCTTTCCGCGGCCCGCGCTGACCGGCACAAGGCCAGCGTAAGCTTCATCAGCCACAATGGTGGCGATCATTTCCGGTCAGGCGTTACGAGGGAAGCTCTTTGTCCATACAAACGGCAACCGATCTCATTCTGGACGTGGTGAAGGCGGCCGATCCCGCCGTTGCCCGCCGGGCGGAATCCATGCTCGAAATGGCCTCCACCCGCAAATCGGCGCAGGACGCGGCAACCCCGGCCTTCCAGCGCCAGCTGCTGGCGTCTGCCGAACCCATGGCGGTCATGGTGAGCCAGGAGGAAGCGGACGCCGCAGTCGGCAAGAATGCCCAATCCTACGAGCGCTTCGAGGCCATGGTTCTGCAGAACTTCATCGGCAGCATGCTGCCCTCCGACAGCGAAGAGCTCTACGGCAAGGGCACCGCCGGCGAGATCTGGAAATCGATGATGGCCGAGCAGCTCGGTGCGGTGCTGGCCAAGGGCGGCGGCATCGGCATTGCCGCGCGCATGCTGGCTGACCGCTTCACCCCCGGCCTGACGCCCGAATCCGCCGATGGTGTCGCCTCCAATGTTTCCAACCGCGCCACCAGCCTGGTCAATGAAGTTCAAAAGGACATCTTTGCGGATATTTCCGCAACCGGTGAGCCAGCCGATACACCCCAAGACTCCGGCCGGAGGGCCTAATCAAGATGAGCGAACTCGCATCCCGTGATCACCGTGTCGAGAGCGTCCTGCTCCGCCTCGAAGCCATTATCGATACCGAAAATGCCGCCATCGGCTCGGATCCGAAATTCGATCTCAAACAGTCCAACGCCATCAAGAGCCGCTGTCTCTACGACATGACCATGCTGTTCAAGGACATCAATCCCGACCGGCTCGACAAGGCCCATCTCGGCCATCTCAAGGCCGTCAAGGCCAAGCTCGACATCAACAGCCTCAAGGTCGGTGCGCACATGGAAGCGGTGCGCGGCATCACCGACATGATCAAGTCGACGGTCACCGAATCCGAAGCCGACGGCACCTATTCGGCCGACCAGTTCAGGGCCTATGATCTGTCATGATCAAACTGCTGGTCACCGGCGTCTGGATCACCGCCGTGGCGCTGGCGTCGGTCTATTTCTCGATCCAGTCCACCAACACCAAGGAAAGCGCCGAGCCCGAAGCCGACATGTTCGGCGGGCTCGAAACGATCCGTGGCGAAGTCACCTCGATTCCGGTGATCAGCGATGGAGCCGTGCAGGGCTATTTCCTCACCCGGCTGTCCTACACGGTCGATACCGACAAGTCCGACCTGCTGACCATTCCGCTGCAGGTTCTGGTCATCGACGAGCTCTACAGCGCGCTCGTGGGCGAACAGCTCATCGATTTTCCCAGCCTGAGCAAATTCAATCTCGAAGCCTTTAAGGTGCATATCCGCGAAGCCCTCAACGCGCGGCTGGGCGAGATGGTGTTTCACGACATCATCGTCGAACAGATCGATTTCCTGTCGAAATCCGATATCCGCTCGAACATGCGCGAGGGCCGCTTCACCATGAAGGCCGGCGAACCGATCGGCCAGGTCGATGCCGCACCGGAAGGCGCTTCGCCCGGCCACTGAACCGAGCCTTGAGCGTGAGATTTCCAGACCTTCGACCGGATACCGCAAGCGTCCTGCCGGTTCTCGATTCCGCCTCACGCGGCCCGGATCAGTTGCTTTCGGGGTTGCGGTATTGCTCGTTGACCATGCCGAACTCTTCCATCAGCCGCCCCAGCGCCACCTGGATGTGATAGAGCCCGATCACAGCCGAGCCGGTCTGCACCCCCAGCCGCAATCCGCGCCAGGGCGCCACCGCCAGCAGCGCCACCGATTTGAGGATGGTGCGGGCGCGCCCGGGAATGCCGGGCCTCTGGCGCTTTTCGAGGATCGAGGAAATTGCTCCGTTGCGCAGCGAGCGGGCATTGAGCCAGGAAAATTCGGCCCGGCGCGCCGGCAGGGTTTCCATCACCGCAGCCTCCGCGCTCCAGCCGAAGCTGAAGCCGCGGGCCTTTGCCCGGCGGTAGAAATCGCTGTCGCCGCCGCCGATGAAATTGAAGGCCGGGTCAAGATAGGGTCTGGGCATGATGTCGAGAACCGATCTCGAAATCAGCACATTGCCGGAAGAATACAGGATCGGCACCAGCCCGGTCTCGCTGTAATGCGGGGTGAACACCGGATGCTTGCGCCAGCCATTGAGCGCGCTGTCGGCAAACACCGGAACCTGCGGGCCGCCAATCAGGTCCGCGCCGGTCTTCTGCGCCGTCGACAGCAGGCCCGAAAGCCAGTCGGGGCCGGCGATCTCGTCATCATCGATCACGGCGATATGGGTCAGCCGGGGAAATTCGGCCAGGGCGGTTTCCCATCCGGCATTGTAGGCATGGCAGTTGCCGCGCTGATGCGCGACGATGACGATGCCCTTGATCGACGCGGTCTGCAGCCATTCGGCCGCGGCCTGCGCCCCCTGCAGGCCCTCGGCATCATTGTCCATGATCACCACGGCGGTCTCCGCGCCCAGACCCTGCGCCTGCAGCGAATCCAGTGTCGTGATCAGGTGATCCGGCCGGCGGAAGGTCGGCACCGTCACGACAATTCGGACGCTGTCGGGCTTGAGCGCCGGGGAGCGGGCATGCTCGGTAACGGTACTGTGGTCTGGCGCCATGGCTGAACATCCGAATTGACAGGACGCCATCCAACCACATGAATCTGAAAATAGCCTGAAGCTGTCCCGCCATATTTGAAATGCGGGTTTAAGCCGATGTTCAAATCCTGCGGCTACAGTGCGGGGCAACAGTGGAACCGCCCCATGCATTTCGTCTTCATCTCATCGCTCGTCCCGGTCGCAGCGCCCGCCTCGGGCTACGACATCGCCAACCGGGTCATTGTCGATGCCATCCGGCTGATCGGTCACACGGTCTCGGTCATCGGCTTCCTGCAGCCCGGCCACCAGCCCGCCGAACCGGACCAGACCCGGCTCTTGGGTCAGCTTGAAGTCACCAATGCCCGGGTCGGCAAATGGCAAAAGGCGCTTTGGCTCAAGGATGCCTTCCTCCATGGCGAGCCGGTGTCGGTTGCCAAGATGCATGCGGCGAGCCCGGCGCAAATCCGCGCGGCGCTCGATGATTGCGGCGCGATCGACGGGCTCATCCTCAATTCCGTGCAATTGCCCGGCGCATTCCTCGATGTGTTCAAGGCCTGGCCCTGCGTGTTTGTCGCCCACAATGTCGAAGCCCGCAGTGCTGCCGACAATGCCGCAAATGCAAGCAATCCGCTGACCCGGCAGCTGTTTTCCCGCGACGCGCGGCTGCTTGCGCGGCTCGAAGGCGCGCTGTGCAAGGCCTCCCGTCATGTCTTCACCCTTGCCAAGGCCGACCTGCAGGAGCTCGGAGTCGGGCAGGGGGATCGTGCTTCCGTGTTGCCGCTGGTCACCTCGGTGACGCCGCCCGAGGGACCGGCGCCGCGCGCACCGCTTTATGATGCGGGGATGATCGGATCCTGGACCTGGGCCGCCAATCGCGCCGGCCTGGACTGGTTCCTCTCCGAGATCGTGCCGCGCCTGCCGGAGGACTTCACCATCGCGATCGCCGGCGGCTATGGCGCCACCCCGCCGCCGGCGCCAGGCAATGTCCGGTTTCTCGGCCGCGTTGACGACGCCCGTGCATTCGTCCGCGCCTGCCGCATCATCCCGCTGATTTCGCGCACCGGCACCGGCGTGCAGCTTAAGACCATCGAGACCTTCGAGATGGGACTGCCTTCGGTGGCGACACAGAACGCCCTGCGCGGCATTGCCGCCCGGCCGGAAAACTGCGTAGCGGCCGAAGAGCCCGCAGCCTTCGCTGCCGCGCTCAGCAACCTGGTCGACCGCGCGCGAGCCGGAGAAGCGCTCGACGGCGACGGCCGTGCCTTTCACGCGCGCCAGCTCGACGGCCTTACCGCCGCGCTGGCCTCCGGCCTGGCGCAGTGCCGGCCGCATGGTTAACAAATTGAACCTCCGGGTTTAACTGCATTGGGGGAATGGCAATGCGCAGCCATTTCGAAAGTGCTAACACCACAGCCAATGGTGACCCGGTACGGGACACCTGCATTGCAAGCGCATCGGGAGGCATCATGCCGGACCAGACTGAGCATCGCGACATCATCGGCATCCGTGTCGCAGCCTTTGGCTGGCGCCAGGCGCTCGCCGAACTGCAGCGCATTCTCGCTGAAAACGGCCCGCAGCGCGTCTACAATTTCCTCAACGCCAACAATGCCAATCTGGCCATGCGCGATCCGGTGTTCCGGCAGGGCCTGAGCCGCTGCGAAGTGCTGCCCGACGGCCTGGGCGTCGACATCGCCTCGCGGGCCCTGCACGGCAAGACCTTTCCCGCCAATCTCAACGGCACCGATTTCATTCCGGCGCTGCTGGTGCACACCGAACGCCCGTTGAAGGTGGCGCTGATCGGCGCCCGCCCGGACATACTCGAACGTGCCCTGGGCCAGTTCCGGCGCTCGACCCCCTGGCATGAATTCCACGCCGTCTCCGATGGCTATTTCGACAAGAGCAACAGCGCGCCGGTGCTCGACCGGCTTGCCGCCATCGATCCCGACATCACCCTGGTGGCGATGGGCAGCCCCTCGCAGGAGATCTGGATCGACGCCAATATCCGCCAGGGCCATGGCCGCGTGGTCTTCGGTGTCGGCGCCCTGTTCGATTTCGTCTCCGGCGAAATCCGCCGCGCGCCGCAGATGATGCGTGACCTCAGGCTGGAATGGGTCTGGCGGCTGGCGCAGGAACCGTCGCGGCTGTGGTACCGCTATGTGGTCGGCAATCCGCTTTTTCTCTACCATGTCTTCCGTTACAAGTTCTTCGGCGCGGGCCGAACCCCAAAAGCTCCTGTCTGAGAGGTCTTTTCATGCGCGGCGCGGTACCTGACACCCTGACGGCCTTGCGGAGCGCGCCATGAAGACGGCCGTCATGACCGCCTCCTATGTCGGCGATTTCGACCGCTGTGCGCTTCTGTGCGAAAGCATGGACCGGTTCATGCAGGGGCAGTGGCACCACTATCTGCTGGTCGACCGCGCCGACGTCTCGCTGTTTGCCCCGCTGGCCGGCGAAAAGCGCACGGTGATCAGCGAAGCCGATCTGTTCCCGGCCTGGCTGCGCTCCTTTCCCGATCCGCTGAGCCTGGGCCGGCGCCGGCTCTGGCTGAGCCCGTTCTCGCTGCCCCTGCGCGGCTGGCATGCGCAGCAGTTGCGCCGTCTCGCCATGGCCCGTCATGTCGATGCGGACATGCTGCTGTCGGTTGATTCCGATGTCGTGCTGGTGCGCCCCTTTGATGGCGCCTCCCTTTGGAACGGCGACAGGATGCGGATGTTCCGCGCCGACAATGGTGCGGTCGACGCCACGCCCGGCCATCTGGCCTGGCTCGCCCATGCCGGCGGCATTCTCGGCCTGCCGCGCCGGCCTGAGCCTGCGCATGACTACATCTCCAACATGGTGCCCTGGCGCGTCGACACCGCGCGCGCGCTGCTCGACCACCTCGAGGCGTTCAACCATGAAAGCTGGATCCGCGCTGTCATCTCCTCGCGCGATATTTCCGAATGCATGATCTATGGCCGCTATGTCGACGAGATCCTCGACGGCGCCGGCCACACGCCCGATGCGCGGTCGCTGTCCCATGTGCTGTGGTTCAGGGAAACCTTTCCGCAAACCGCCGAGGGCCTTGCCGAATTCATGCAGGGGCTGCGGCCCGACCAGGTCGCCATCGGGGTGCAGTCCTTCGTCGACCATTCCCTGGCCGACATCCGCCGCGTCGCATTCTCGGTCACCGACGGCTAGGGTACAAAAGGCCGTTCAGATCGGTCGCAGCCGCGCCGTGCGCAAGGCCCGGTAGGTCAGCAGCGCCGACTGCAGATACAGCACGAAAAATGCGACATTGAGCAGT
This window harbors:
- the flgK gene encoding flagellar hook-associated protein FlgK, with the translated sequence MSLSSAISTAQSSLSNYSTQTSLLSRNISNASNPDYSRRSASLATSSAGAQVVSIQRAQDQILLEKTVSSTATASGQNALLDGLANLKDIMGGNDYESAPATLISSMRDTLATYAAKPGESTLAQTAVADATTVALGLRDASAAVQNVRLGADQEIGRQVHTLNELLSQFEEANTNVYRGTQLGKDVSADLDQRDSVLKKISEIIGVTSVTRSGNDVALYTNDGTTLFETVARPVTFEASPGFAAGIEGNAIYVDGVPLAAGQGATTTARGSLQGLMQIRDEYAPALQSQLDEIARALVVTFAEKDQSGGLPDQPGLFTWSGGTMPGGTMVPGIAATIKVNPALVPSAGGNPQLLRDGGINGAAYIANTTGAAGFTSQLDAYVVALGTPMTFDAAAGLDTSASVLDFAADSVGWLELNRSEASAASETREATRFRAVEAHSNATGVSLDEEMSMLLELEQSYKASARIISVVDEMLRSLLAAVG
- a CDS encoding flagellar hook-associated family protein, with the translated sequence MKTSFISNQAMQNAMRLTISRGQNEVQKLQTEIVTGRHADVGLALGARTSNSVTLNHNVERLKGVQDSNSLVTQRLSASQLALDLMADSAQQMLEAFISVNGADDADRLAIARRDVEASLGSFTVAANTSSNGEYLFSGINSSQKPLDDYFGPGSPAKAAFDTTFSTHFGFTQSDPQVANISVADMDDFITNVLEPAFSGADWNSNWSSASDTNMSSRILDNEVVDSGTNANSAGMRNFALAAVIGLELLAAPISSEVRVALNAGAIEYAGQAVTGIDNQRSTLGLSENRVTKANVSLQSQIEILTLHLGDIEGVDAYEASTRMQTLLTQVETSYTLTARIQQLSLMNYL
- the flaF gene encoding flagellar biosynthesis regulator FlaF yields the protein MYQFSYADVQEDGVAEAREREREAINHSITLLTAAKANGLESRDAIEAVYFVSRLWVRFVEDLAAPDNELAEELRANLISIGIWVIKEAERIRMRQSDNFQGIIDISIIIRDGLK
- the flbT gene encoding flagellar biosynthesis repressor FlbT, whose protein sequence is MKSSLRISLKAGERIFINGAVLRVDRKVALEFLNDVTFLLENHVLQPEQATTPLKQLYFIVQMMLINPEGAEQSMGMFRKSVVMLLTCFKDEEVLVELKHIDGMVTQGRAFEALKAIRALYPVEEQIINSSAMPAGVIDKIRKELAPWS
- the flgD gene encoding flagellar hook assembly protein FlgD, whose product is MVVDTVSAAASATGTSAADNASKKSALDYDTFLTLLVQQMKSQDPTDPMDATDQIAQLATFSQVEQTIQTNKNLEMLLQSSTLNQAGSIIGRTITNADASITGTIEQVKVYSDGLVAVLQNGSQVVVGAGVTIQ
- a CDS encoding flagellar biosynthetic protein FliQ, which translates into the protein MNEADALDIVQTMIWTVLICSGPAVFVAMFVGVGIAFVQALTQVQEITLTFVPKIVAILVTVAISAPFVGAQISTFTNIVFQRIETGF